The following proteins come from a genomic window of Falco rusticolus isolate bFalRus1 chromosome 9, bFalRus1.pri, whole genome shotgun sequence:
- the GBGT1 gene encoding LOW QUALITY PROTEIN: globoside alpha-1,3-N-acetylgalactosaminyltransferase 1 (The sequence of the model RefSeq protein was modified relative to this genomic sequence to represent the inferred CDS: inserted 3 bases in 2 codons), with protein sequence MISRKVVGSFVCMLVVTVFIWVMAWNRKVHYLPYYLPCPEIFSMKLQYTEEKLIQLFPQLFYQQPRVLAPERQDVLTVTPWLAPIVWEGTFNSEIXYRPLNLTIGETAFTTGKYTRFVGHFLESAEKHFMKGYRVNYYIFTDNPKTIPNVQLQPGRRLVIVPIKKYPSWQEISMRRMEAINKHIAEMSHQELDYLFCLDIDMVLYNAWXPETLGDTVAAIHPGYFNVPRSQFPYERRRSSAGYIPDGEGDFYYGGAVFGGLVQQVYELTKTCHMTILTDKANGIMAAWQEESHLNRHFISHKPSKVLSPEYLWDDRKPKPPEIHLIRFSTVDKNYKEIRA encoded by the exons ATGATTTCCAGGAAAGTGGTGGGATCTTTTGTCTGTATGCTTGTTGTTACCGTGTTTATCTG GGTTATGGCTTGGAATAGAAAAGTGCACTACCTCCCATATTATCTGCCTTGCCCTGAAATCTT CTCCATGAAACTTCAatatacagaagaaaagttAATCCAACTTTTCCCACA GTTATTTTATCAGCAGCCAAGAGTGCTGGCTCCAGA gcGTCAGGATGTGCTGACAGTCACACCATGGCTGGCCCCCATTGTCTGGGAAGGAACCTTCAATTCTGAGAT CTACAGGCCACTGAATCTCACCATAGGGGAGACAGCCTTCACCACTGGAAA ATACACAAGGTTTGTGGGCCACTTCTTGGAGTCAGCAGAGAAGCATTTCATGAAAGGCTATCGGGTGAACTATTATATCTTCACTGACAACCCCAAGACAATTCCCAATGTCCAGCTGCAACCTGGACGAAGGCTTGTCATTGTCCCCATCAAGAAATACCCCAGCTGGCAAGAGATCTCCATGCGCAGGATGGAGGCCATAAACAAGCACATAGCTGAGATGAGCCACCAGGAGTTGGACTACCTCTTCTGCCTGGACATTGATATGGTGTTGTACAACGCCT GGCCTGAAACCCTGGGTGATACAGTGGCAGCCATACACCCTGGTTATTTCAATGTCCCTCGAAGCCAGTTCCCTTATGAGAGGAGGAGATCTTCAGCAGGCTACATCCCTGATGGAGAAGGGGACTTCTACTATGGAGGAGCTGTGTTTGGAGGGCTGGTCCAGCAAGTCTATGAGCTCACCAAGACTTGCCACATGACCATCCTGACGGACAAAGCCAATGGGATCATGGCAGCCTGGCAGGAAGAAAGTCATCTCAATAGGCACTTCATCTCCCACAAACCCTCCAAGGTGCTTTCTCCAGAGTATTTATGGGATGACAGGAAACCAAAACCCCCTGAAATTCACCTCATACGTTTTTCCACAGTGGATAAGAACTACAAAGAGATACGAGCTTGA